A single Streptomyces sp. Edi2 DNA region contains:
- a CDS encoding carbonic anhydrase yields METFIQHARGLTARIADRREEQETYGRLAAGQSPLALFITCSDSRVVPALITGARPGELFELRTAGNAVPVYREDMAACAEAATIEYAMRVLGVADIVVCGHSHCGAVGAKARGEDLTGAPAVRDWLAEQLSDHLPDDAEPTVAAAVQHHVREQLDRLRGYPCVRERLDAGEVTLHGWFYEVHTGLVAAHHPASDLFLPL; encoded by the coding sequence GTGGAGACCTTCATTCAGCATGCCCGGGGCCTGACGGCCCGTATCGCCGACCGGCGGGAGGAACAGGAGACCTACGGCCGGCTCGCGGCCGGACAGTCCCCCCTCGCCCTGTTCATCACCTGCTCCGACTCGCGGGTCGTCCCCGCCCTGATCACCGGGGCGCGGCCCGGCGAACTCTTCGAACTGCGGACCGCCGGCAACGCCGTGCCCGTCTACCGCGAGGACATGGCGGCCTGCGCGGAAGCGGCCACCATCGAGTACGCGATGCGCGTCCTGGGCGTGGCCGACATCGTGGTGTGCGGTCATTCGCACTGCGGCGCGGTCGGCGCCAAGGCCCGCGGTGAGGACCTGACCGGCGCACCCGCCGTACGGGACTGGTTGGCGGAGCAGTTGTCCGACCACCTGCCCGACGACGCGGAACCGACCGTCGCCGCCGCGGTCCAGCACCACGTGCGCGAACAGCTCGACCGGCTGCGTGGCTACCCCTGTGTCCGGGAGCGGCTGGACGCCGGCGAGGTGACGCTGCACGGGTGGTTCTACGAAGTGCACACCGGCCTGGTGGCCGCGCATCACCCGGCCTCCGACCTGTTCCTCCCGCTGTGA
- a CDS encoding hydrogenase maturation protein, with product MRILLIAGAFNSLTQRVYAELGERGHHVGVELVTRETPLLEAVRRHAPDLIVAPMLKTAVPREVWSAYTCLIVHPGPVGDRGPSSVDWAVHLGADRWGVTVLQANDEMDAGDIWAAAGFPVPAVGKSDLYRGEIADGAVEAVLTAVARVASGTHRPQPQAALPEAARPGRLCPPFRQELRRIDWRSDPTDTVVRTLRAADSQPGVRDELLGETWHLHGGHPEDTLTGRPGELLATRGGAICRATADGAVWIPELRAPRAPGEPGTPKLPATLALGDRLPRLPEIPAPLDPGDGPRTWSDIRYREDGPAGFLEFSFPGGAMSTDHCRRLLAAYRHACARPTSVLVLGGRRDFFSNGIHLHVIEAAADPAEESWANINAMDDLVHAVLTTTDRLVVAALGGNAAAGGAMLALAADEVWCRSAVVLNPHYRLMGLYGSEYWTYTLPGRAGPEVAGQLMARALPMTAAAGARLGLVDRIIDCTAQDFAAQTARLAVRLASAPATQARIATKKASRERDEAERPLTAYREDELARMHRTFFDPDAPYHALRRAFVRKEPAAGALAHLNTSPDGA from the coding sequence GTGCGCATTCTGCTCATCGCCGGCGCGTTCAACAGCCTGACGCAGCGCGTCTACGCGGAACTCGGCGAGCGGGGGCACCACGTGGGCGTGGAGCTGGTGACGCGTGAGACGCCGCTCCTCGAGGCCGTACGCCGGCACGCCCCCGACCTGATCGTGGCACCGATGCTCAAGACGGCCGTGCCCCGCGAGGTGTGGTCGGCGTACACCTGCCTGATCGTGCACCCCGGGCCCGTCGGCGACCGCGGCCCGTCGTCGGTGGACTGGGCGGTGCACCTGGGTGCCGACCGATGGGGCGTCACGGTCCTGCAGGCCAATGACGAGATGGACGCCGGCGACATCTGGGCCGCGGCCGGCTTCCCCGTACCCGCGGTGGGCAAGAGCGACCTGTACCGGGGCGAGATCGCCGACGGCGCGGTCGAGGCGGTCCTGACGGCCGTGGCCCGCGTGGCCTCCGGCACCCACCGGCCGCAGCCGCAGGCCGCCCTGCCCGAGGCCGCGCGCCCCGGCCGCCTTTGTCCGCCCTTCCGCCAGGAGCTGCGCCGGATCGACTGGCGGTCCGACCCCACCGACACCGTCGTACGCACGTTGCGTGCCGCCGATTCACAGCCCGGGGTACGCGATGAACTCCTCGGGGAGACATGGCATTTGCATGGCGGCCACCCCGAGGACACCCTGACGGGCCGGCCCGGGGAACTGCTCGCCACCCGAGGCGGCGCGATCTGCCGGGCGACGGCCGACGGCGCGGTATGGATCCCGGAACTGCGGGCGCCCCGCGCGCCGGGGGAGCCCGGCACCCCCAAGCTGCCCGCCACACTGGCGCTGGGTGACCGCCTCCCGCGGCTCCCGGAGATCCCGGCCCCGCTCGACCCCGGCGACGGCCCCCGTACCTGGAGCGACATCCGCTACCGCGAGGACGGGCCGGCCGGCTTCCTGGAATTCTCCTTCCCCGGCGGTGCGATGAGCACCGACCACTGCCGGCGCCTGCTCGCCGCCTACCGCCACGCCTGCGCCCGGCCGACCTCCGTCCTGGTCCTCGGCGGCCGCCGGGACTTCTTCTCCAACGGCATCCATCTCCATGTCATCGAGGCCGCCGCCGACCCCGCCGAGGAGTCCTGGGCCAATATCAATGCCATGGACGACCTGGTGCATGCCGTCCTGACCACCACCGACCGGCTGGTGGTCGCCGCGCTCGGCGGCAATGCCGCGGCGGGTGGGGCGATGCTGGCCCTTGCCGCCGACGAGGTGTGGTGCCGCTCGGCCGTGGTGCTCAACCCGCACTACCGGCTGATGGGGCTCTACGGTTCGGAGTACTGGACCTATACGCTGCCCGGCCGGGCGGGCCCCGAGGTGGCCGGGCAGCTGATGGCCCGCGCCCTGCCGATGACCGCGGCGGCCGGTGCGCGGCTCGGCCTGGTCGACCGGATCATCGACTGCACCGCGCAGGACTTCGCCGCACAGACCGCCCGCCTCGCCGTCCGGCTGGCATCGGCGCCCGCGACCCAGGCCCGGATCGCCACGAAGAAGGCGTCCCGGGAACGCGACGAGGCCGAGCGGCCCCTCACCGCCTACCGGGAGGACGAACTGGCCCGTATGCACCGCACCTTCTTCGACCCGGACGCGCCGTATCACGCCCTGCGCCGGGCCTTCGTACGCAAGGAACCCGCGGCCGGAGCCCTGGCACACCTGAACACCTCACCTGACGGGGCCTGA
- a CDS encoding SulP family inorganic anion transporter, protein MKRFTSIRADFTASLVVFLVAVPLCVGVAVASGVPAELGLVTGVVGGLLTGLLPGSSLQVSGPAAGLTVLVFEAVKEYGIGALGALVLAAGVLQLTMGALKLGRWFRAISVAVVQGMLAGIGLVLIAGQLYALADAKAPGSGLANLGGMPGLVTATVGSGTALAALAIGAGTIAVLVLWPRWRRAARILPAPLAAVALATTAVWALDMPVARVEVSGLLDAIQPPGLADLGRLTDIAVLGTVLAFALIASAESLFSAAAVDRLHDGPRTDYDKELMAQGAGNTVCGLLGALPMTAVIVRSAANVQAGAKTKASRVLHGVWLLVFAAAFPAALGVVPVAALAGVLVHAGCKLIPLRELRPLWREHRGEAVVLLVTALAIVTVNMFEGVLIGLLLAIAKTAWETSHVHLEVDTPEDEDEPVRVRAVGNATFLRLPKILDQLDALPAERGVELDLSGLRHLDHACGAALTNWAEQHRRTRRAVELVS, encoded by the coding sequence ATGAAGCGATTCACCTCCATCCGGGCGGACTTCACCGCCTCCCTCGTCGTCTTCCTCGTGGCCGTCCCGCTGTGTGTCGGGGTGGCCGTCGCCTCCGGGGTACCGGCCGAACTGGGGCTTGTCACCGGTGTGGTCGGCGGACTGCTCACCGGTCTGCTCCCGGGCAGCAGCCTCCAGGTCAGCGGCCCCGCCGCCGGTCTGACGGTGCTGGTCTTCGAGGCCGTCAAGGAGTACGGCATCGGGGCGCTCGGCGCGCTGGTACTGGCGGCCGGCGTACTGCAACTGACCATGGGCGCCCTGAAGTTGGGGCGCTGGTTCCGGGCGATCTCGGTCGCCGTGGTCCAGGGCATGCTGGCCGGCATCGGCCTGGTCCTGATCGCCGGACAGCTCTACGCCCTCGCGGACGCCAAGGCGCCGGGCAGCGGACTCGCCAACCTCGGCGGTATGCCGGGCCTGGTCACCGCCACCGTGGGGTCGGGGACGGCACTGGCCGCGCTCGCCATCGGCGCCGGGACCATCGCCGTCCTGGTGCTGTGGCCGCGCTGGCGGCGCGCCGCGCGGATCCTGCCCGCACCACTGGCCGCGGTGGCGCTCGCCACCACTGCCGTATGGGCGCTGGATATGCCCGTCGCACGCGTCGAGGTCAGCGGTCTGCTGGACGCGATCCAGCCGCCCGGCCTCGCCGACCTCGGCCGGCTCACCGATATCGCGGTGCTCGGCACGGTCCTCGCGTTCGCGCTGATCGCGTCCGCCGAGTCCCTGTTCAGCGCCGCCGCGGTCGACCGGCTGCACGACGGGCCGCGCACGGACTACGACAAGGAGCTGATGGCCCAGGGCGCGGGCAACACCGTCTGCGGTCTGCTCGGTGCCCTGCCGATGACCGCCGTCATCGTCCGCAGCGCGGCCAATGTCCAGGCGGGCGCGAAGACCAAGGCCTCGCGGGTGCTGCACGGCGTCTGGCTGCTGGTGTTCGCCGCGGCGTTCCCGGCCGCGCTGGGCGTGGTGCCGGTGGCCGCGCTGGCGGGCGTGCTGGTCCATGCGGGCTGCAAGCTCATCCCGCTGCGCGAGCTACGGCCGCTGTGGCGCGAACACCGCGGCGAGGCGGTGGTTCTCCTGGTCACGGCCCTCGCGATCGTGACGGTCAACATGTTCGAGGGCGTCCTGATCGGTCTGCTGCTGGCGATCGCGAAGACGGCGTGGGAGACCTCCCATGTGCACCTCGAGGTCGACACCCCCGAGGACGAGGACGAGCCGGTGCGGGTACGCGCCGTCGGCAACGCCACGTTCCTGCGGCTGCCCAAGATCCTCGATCAGCTCGACGCGCTGCCCGCCGAGCGGGGAGTGGAACTCGATCTGAGCGGGCTGCGCCATCTCGACCACGCCTGTGGTGCCGCGCTGACGAACTGGGCCGAGCAGCACCGTCGTACCCGGCGGGCCGTGGAGCTGGTGTCCTGA
- a CDS encoding MFS transporter, with protein MRARHADPAEGEVPEQRRILAVLVLSQILSGAGLAAGITVGALLAEEMLGSTGLAGVPSALFTAGAALGAVGIGQVCRRRGRRPGLALGYAVGALGSLGVVVAAALGQALLLFASLFVYGAGTATNLMARYAGADLASSARRGRAVSTVLFATTLGAVIGPNLVTLTGRVAHSWGIPRLAGPFLLAVAAFGAAAVVLAVLLRPDPLRLAEKLAAAQAGTAAEGPGDEGGGGPDARPEARPDRRGVVTGTGIMVLTQLVMIAVMTMTPVHMQAHGHGTQAAGWVIALHVGAMFLPSPLTGLLVDRVGRRWIAGASGPVLLAAGVVAAAAPDSVPALAAALVLLGLGWNFGLVSGTALVTDALPPARRASAQGLVDVGIALAGATGGMLSGPVVVLAGYPTLALAGGILAMALIPVLAWAARRPPHPVTAPAAPLTETEQT; from the coding sequence ATGAGGGCTCGCCACGCTGACCCTGCCGAGGGCGAAGTACCGGAACAGCGGCGGATTCTGGCTGTCCTGGTCCTCTCCCAGATCCTCAGCGGCGCAGGTCTCGCCGCGGGGATCACCGTCGGCGCGCTGCTCGCCGAAGAGATGCTCGGCTCGACCGGCCTGGCGGGCGTGCCCAGTGCGCTGTTCACCGCCGGAGCCGCGCTCGGCGCCGTCGGCATCGGCCAGGTCTGCCGGCGCCGCGGCCGGCGCCCCGGTCTTGCGCTCGGCTACGCCGTCGGGGCGCTGGGCAGCCTCGGAGTCGTGGTGGCGGCCGCCCTCGGTCAGGCGCTGCTGTTGTTCGCGTCCCTGTTCGTCTACGGAGCGGGCACCGCGACAAATCTGATGGCACGGTACGCGGGTGCGGATCTGGCCTCGTCCGCACGGCGCGGACGGGCCGTGAGCACCGTGCTCTTCGCCACCACGCTCGGTGCGGTGATCGGCCCCAACCTGGTGACGCTGACGGGCCGGGTCGCACACTCCTGGGGCATCCCCCGGCTCGCCGGGCCGTTCCTGCTGGCCGTCGCCGCGTTCGGGGCGGCCGCGGTGGTCCTGGCCGTTCTGCTGCGGCCCGATCCGCTGCGGCTGGCCGAAAAGCTGGCCGCGGCGCAGGCCGGGACGGCAGCCGAGGGACCCGGGGACGAGGGCGGCGGCGGACCGGATGCGCGGCCGGAGGCCCGGCCGGACCGGCGCGGGGTGGTCACCGGCACCGGGATCATGGTCCTCACCCAGCTGGTGATGATCGCCGTGATGACGATGACGCCGGTACACATGCAGGCACACGGTCATGGCACCCAGGCGGCCGGCTGGGTCATCGCCCTTCATGTCGGAGCGATGTTTCTGCCCTCGCCGCTCACCGGCCTGCTGGTCGACCGGGTCGGCCGGCGGTGGATCGCCGGTGCGTCCGGTCCGGTCCTGCTCGCCGCCGGGGTGGTGGCCGCCGCGGCACCGGACTCCGTGCCCGCGCTCGCCGCGGCACTGGTGCTGCTCGGCCTCGGCTGGAACTTCGGGCTGGTCAGCGGCACCGCGCTGGTCACCGACGCGCTGCCGCCCGCCCGTCGTGCGTCGGCGCAGGGGCTGGTGGACGTCGGCATCGCCCTCGCGGGCGCCACCGGGGGGATGCTCTCGGGCCCGGTCGTCGTGCTGGCCGGCTACCCGACGCTGGCACTGGCCGGCGGCATCCTCGCGATGGCACTCATTCCCGTCCTCGCCTGGGCGGCCCGCCGGCCGCCGCACCCCGTCACCGCGCCCGCGGCTCCCCTCACGGAAACGGAACAGACATGA
- a CDS encoding winged helix-turn-helix domain-containing protein, translating to MNSSTTPLALRPDADVVRPLTAGPGEEPPLAVDRLPDGKWQLTLHDLEPVSVHRLPSDEVHIILAPPGEEPSHPGEPPAGRTRPDPVHIDTAARTVFIRGRQLDLPRLEFDLLAHLVLHPRRAFTREQLMDAVWPNCHSSTRTVDVHIARLRRRLGPGLRDAISTVFGIGYKYLPAAQADDCG from the coding sequence ATGAACTCCTCGACGACCCCGCTTGCGTTGCGTCCGGACGCCGACGTCGTCCGGCCGCTCACAGCCGGGCCCGGCGAAGAGCCACCCCTGGCGGTCGACCGGCTACCCGACGGAAAGTGGCAATTGACCCTGCACGACCTGGAACCCGTATCGGTGCACCGGCTGCCGTCCGACGAGGTCCACATCATTCTTGCGCCGCCGGGCGAGGAACCGTCCCACCCCGGGGAGCCGCCGGCCGGCCGGACCCGGCCCGACCCGGTCCACATCGACACCGCGGCCCGGACGGTCTTCATCAGAGGGCGCCAACTCGACCTGCCACGACTGGAGTTCGATCTGCTCGCCCATCTTGTGCTGCACCCCCGGCGGGCCTTCACCCGGGAACAGCTGATGGACGCCGTCTGGCCCAACTGCCACTCCAGCACCCGCACCGTCGACGTCCACATCGCCCGTCTGCGCCGGCGCCTGGGGCCCGGCCTGCGCGACGCCATCAGCACGGTCTTCGGCATCGGCTACAAGTACCTGCCGGCCGCCCAGGCCGACGACTGCGGCTGA